GCTAAGTAGCGGTAGTAGACAATGTATCCTCCGTTTCCTGTATATCGCCACTTAGTGGCTCGGCTGTGACACGGCCTCAATGACTTGTACAGTCACTGTTACATTTACGTTACATCTAAATTTGCTATGCATTCATGTCATGCATTATAAATAACTGGTCTCCCTTATAAAACGTACACAGATTTGGGGTTACCATATTTAAGTGTACTCCAGCTATTAAtaggttaaaataataataaatcatcccATCCACTGCTCtgttattcataaataaaataacaggattgcaaatttaaactaaattaagttGTCAGACAATTCTTAACCAGCTACTTATGTTAGATGATATTTCATCAAAATGATATACTcacaatagaaaaaaacaaacatggaaTTTGCACATCATATACTGATTGTCTACGACAATAGAAAACTTCAACTGTATGAAACATTCAGAATAGCTTTGATTCAGTTATGTTCTTTTTGGATGACATTGGTGACAATGATTGTTAGTAACAACAACTAATATTGTCTATAACAGATACTATGGTTACCATAGTGAATGTTTGTCAGGGCTGTACAGTGTTGAGTGTCAGAGACCACATCCACGTCCTGACTCCTGACATGTGGTTAAAGATGCAATTGTTgctatttagttactttattataTAACAACTAGTTTCTCTCTTCTAACTAAAGCAtcggttaataaaataaaagggttACCACACCTTCATTGGGGCAGTAGCAAAGTACAGCTTTTTACATCAAGGTTAAAAAACGGTTTATAGTAGTACTTTATAGGTACATTTTTAAGTTACTATTTTAAGATATGAATGCAGCTTTTAGGCATACATAAGGTCAAACTGTTCCACAGTTTTTCTCCAGTGACAAGCTATTATACACatattcataaattcataaaatgttaattgtCACTTATTAATTggtcaaatacaaatatatatatatatatataaaaaaatgtcatgtttcattactctttctttttttccttttttaacataagtttctgctaaattaataaacaaaaatatataataaaactgtaattcagGAACTATTATGTCTACAAAAGATTCAAGATTGAAGATTTTGATTCATCACATAAATGAtgatatagagcatatataaccagcagtgaaatatgagtaataacttaaaatattaaaattacagtgcGCATGAATTCACATGTAAAAGCACAAGTCTGAGACAAGTAATTAAGTATATTGTAACATTGAAACAAACAAGAAATTTTAGGAAGTTTCGGTCTGCACACACGTACACTATTACTCTTGCAAAAGTTGCACTTAAGCATTTTTTGTCTTCCATATCCTGTTTCAGCAACAGGGTATTCGGATAAAGACTTAAGAGTCAATACTGGTGTATTATAATATGTGTGTAATGCAACTTCTATATTTGATAGAAGTATAGTACAGAGCAGAGTCTACCCAGTTACGCAGAATGTTCTCAGAAGATTGGCTAATGTTCTGGCGAGGTTCTTTCAGGCTGTCCGAAGTGTCCAAGAAACATTGCTCGAAAAAGTGATGCCCCATGTATCATCAGCATCAAGGTTTTGAACAAACGTTCTTCCAGTACTGTAAGCTATCTAGTCTTTAAAGATTTTAACAAAACATCACATGATAATGATTTATGCATCATTcatagaaccccccccccccacacccaaATGTTTAGTTGGATGCTCgtctaacatttttaaaagtgttacaaaatgtaaatttttctttgttgttgttgttgttttttaacttgtTGCAAAATGTTCATGGAAAATTCTAAAGTAACGTTCCTGTATGTTTGCAATAAAGTGGAATGCTCCCTTCACATGCACATAaccaagaaaaatatttttacattatcagAGAAAGTCAGAAGGAAAAATTGGCAAAATattcacacatattttttttgcatttcttttattttatggtttttcagcaaaaacatttacatccaaaaatgtttctgaaaacgTATAGAAGTTTAACTACCTCAAGACTTCACATAATGATTGTGACAGTGATAGATGAATGATACGAGTAATATAAATCTATCAAAAacgtttaaatatttataataatactaaatacataaatggaacaaataaataagttcaTTCTAACATGGAAACGTAGTAATTTTAGGAGGTTTTGGCCCACACACACGTACAGCCCACTATTACTCTCTCAAAAGCTGCACTTTTTGTCTTCCTTATGCTGTTTCAGCAACAGGGTATTCTGATAAAGACTTAAGAGACAATACTCGTGTATTATAATATATGTTAAATGCAACTTCTATATTGGATAGAAGTATATTATATAGCAGAGTTTACCCAGTTAACACAGAATGTTCTCAGAAGATTGGCTAATGTTCTGGCGAGGTTCTCTCAGGCTGATGAGACACAGGgtaactttttgagcaatgttgtcATGAATGAACAACTAGGTATGACACAGGAGCCACGACCGATCTAAAATATCCCTATAGAAGTGTGTTATCTATTCTCAATGAGAAAGTGTCCAAGAAACTTTACTCAAAATAGTTGCCtggcaaaattgctcaaaatgatgCCCCATGTATCATCAACATCAACGTTTTGAACAAACGTTCTTCCAGTACTGTAAGCTATCTGGTCTTTAAAGATGTTaacaaaacataacacaaaaatgATTTATGCATCATTcagaactttttttcccccaaaaaatgttTAGTTGGATGCTTgtctaacatttttaaaaatgttacaaatgctaacttttctttgttttgttgttgttttcaaatttgttgcaaaatgttcagagaaaattcaaaagtaACGTTATGTTTGCAAAATCATAAAATGGAATGCTCCCTTCACATGCACATAACcaagaaaagtatttttaaactaTCAGAGAACATTTGCTAAATATTCACACATATTTTTATAAGCTGgaaagcatgtttttttatttttatttttttattttatgtttttttcagcaAAACAATTTTCATccagaaatgtaaataaagtgtTACGATGTTTAACTACCTCAAGACTTCAGAGAGTTCCCCATAAAGATCGTGACAGTAATAGATAAATGTTATGATTACtataaaactatcaaaaatatgtttaaatattttataataatactaaatacataaatatctgCCAAGTGTCTGCCAaatcaataaatgcaaaaattaataCAAGTTTAATTCGGGAACTATATTAAAAGTCGCAGCTTCTttggaacaaataaataagttctAACATGGAAACAATCAAGTAATTTTAGGAGGTTTTGGCCCACACACATGTACAGCCCACTATTACTCTCTCAAAAGTCGCCCTGAAGCACTTCCTGTCCTCCGTATCCTGGTTTAGCACCAGGATCTCCTGATAAATGGGCAATGAGTTCAGTCTCATATCCACGCCATTGGGAAGGGTGCAATGTTCTGAACTGCACTGGGCTTCAAAGATGACCTGTGGTATTCTGCGTGGTGAATACTTCGGTCTGAAAGCAGAGAAAACAAGAAGCTATAATTGCTCTGAGATAAAACCCACAGAACTAACCAAGACCTATCTTTGTTTCGCACTGAGGTCACATGGCCCattgtatcttaaaaatgctcacATAGTAGCCATGAGAGCTAGCTTGATGTTAACCTCCCAAACAATACAGTACATCATCAAACTTTCAGTATGCCATGAACTGTAAATGATTTGCGtagacaaaaaacatttaaacatcattcTACCTCTGTAATTCTAAATCCAAGTACTTTTTGATTCACTTTTGAGTTTGGCGAATGTATCATTTATTGACTTTTTAACTTACATCCAGGTCCATGCAGATAATGAGCGGCTGTGGATGTTGCCATTTCCCTTTGAGTCTGCATCCAGAGAGGCATGAATCTCATTGGAAATCGTCAAACTAGTGTCACATATTTTTTTCTGCCCTTGTTTGGCCAATGTGAGGTTCGCCAGCACACAGCTCAGCATGacctaaaagaaaaatcaatatctGTTCTTATATTTCATTGAAATCAAACCATTTCTGAGCGGAGGACTCTTTTTTTCACcacatattacatttaaacttCATTCTAAAAAGATTAATCTCTAGTAAAGCAAGCATATAGTGCTAGCATATTAGCATCGCTAACAGAGTTAAGTTATCATCTCACCATGTATTTGGCGTTGAAGAAGCTCAGAAACATCTTTAATGCCCTCTTCCTATTCTCTTGTGATGTGAAAATGATTCTCTTTCACCCCATCTATTTATGCAATGCTTGATCGTGATTGCATAGATAATATGGCCTACCTCTGACCTGGATTCCCTCATCAGATCAGATTGATAGGTGATTGATGCTACGTTTAGACCTACATTTTTCCTCTCACTGCCAGTAATCTGACCTACGGATTAAAGATCAGTCTATGTTGGCATTGTTGCGGATCCATTTCACCGAATTTCAGTGGGAAACAAAAATGCTGAATCATAATAATCAGGCTTTTGGGGTGAGTTATCAAGATTTTGGATTCTGATCAATCTTTTAGTCACACTTCAGAACTTTATTTGGTTGTGTCTTGTCTGATTAGGTTTTACGCATGGAGAATCATTTAGAAATTTTTATTAAACGCAACTTGCGTTAATTTCATGCCAGTTTAATACACTGAAAAATGGATTTGAATGTCACTAATACAATTAATATAGTCACAGTGAAAtagtaatttctttaaaaacatacaattgTATCTGTCTTACTAACAACTATGAAAaccctttgtttttccttttttttatagtGACACTTTTGCAAGATTAAAAGTTCTTAAATGATGAATTAAGGTTTTTATCTGGCCTTTGTGATGATGGGTTTCTAAGTCAGCCTAATGGATAAACCAAATGGATGAATATATTtcctattaaaaataaacatacatttccTGCTTTCTGACTGAGAAAGCACAAAAGACAAGCACTGAATGCTTGTATTCTATCACGGTTGGTTGGTTTGCACCCATGAGACAACTAAGACCACCTTAAAGACTGTTGGTTGTTATCTAAAGGGATAGTTTAACCAAAGAAGAAAATCTTTCATAATTTACACACCATAATGTTGTATAACCTTCTTTCgtggaacaacaacaacaacaacaacaaaagctattttgaagaaagttggtaACCAAACTATTTTGGTTACCAGTGATGTCATCCATAGAAGATACTTCTCAAATGatcatcttttatgttccatagaagaaagaaagtcatacagatttgaaacaagaccagagtgagtaaatgatgacacaagttcatttttgagtgagctaCCCCTATAATTTTACTGGATAGCTTGTCTATTCTTTCACCAACTAGACAGCCACTAACTCAGCTAACAGGGAAATTTGCTTTACATGATGGCAAAGTTATGGACAAACATTCTTCTAATAACAGTCATAGAATGTTCATTCTAAGTTATCTCGTCTTTAATTTCTCAAATtgttacaacaaaacaaaacattattatacataatttatggaatatttttttcagaaacattttagtTAGATGTTCATCTAAGATGGTTTagagaacattaaaaataaaacttattgaTAATGAAATGAAACGTCCCCCTTAATGTTGTCTCTAACATTCAcgtaaccataaaaaaaaaagttttttacacaTATAAGACTGGAGCTTTTGAACATTCAGAGAATATTcagaaataactattttattgcttaaagggatactccatcccaaaatgaaattttttttcattaatcacccccatgtcgttccgaACCCATAAAAGCTAAGCTTGTCTTCTGAACataatttatgatattttggatgaactccgggaggcttgtgactgtccttTAGACTACCTAGTAAAATGCgctatcaaggtccagaaaagtatgaaaaactTCATAAgagtagtccatctgccatcagtggttcaaccgtaatgttatgaagcggtgacaatactttttgtatgctaatgaaacaaaaataacgcTGCTTGCGTACAGCTCAGATTCGCCAAAATGCTGCTACGCTGATGTGAAGTGACACGGAAGATACAAATtcttgaataaagtcattatcttatcattatataatattgtcgacgcttcataacgttatggttgaaccactgatggcagatggactattctgacgatgcttttaatacctttctggaccttgaaagtGTTATTTACttagcagtctatgggacagtcacaagcctccaggttttcatccaaaatatcttaaattgtgttctgaagatgaacaaagcttttacgggtttggaaatacatgagggtaagtgattaatgacaaatttttcattttgggttggagtaaccctttaattgtTATCTTAACAAAACATTCATAGagcatatttttgttagctggaaACCTTGAGCAGGGAATTTATGCTGGTTAGAATATTTAACCATTGCAAATTAGTCAAATTAAATGCACATTGTTGAAGCCATGTTTGTTCTTTccacaaattaaactttttatatggaaaagAACAGAATGTAATTGTATACATCTGTAAAATGATGTTACAACTTTACTTTTACTCACTGTCTTTGCATTTCtctcatttgattcagatcagtaCTGAACCAATACAATGCATGAATAAACAGGCTATGCCAGTGTATCAACAAATATTTGTAACTATATGAATGAGcaaaaacaatgacaaaacaatgcaatgctctcttttatcaaatacatgccaaaatcaaaaccaaaaatctAAAGTGATCATTAAGCTATTTCCCATCTCAACAGTCTTTCTGGAAATTCCGTCATGCAGAAGCATACATGCAAAATGTAAATCATGCTTATTCTTATATAGACGCTGTGGCTGGTATGTGCTTATGCATGGGAGCTTATCCCAGCATCAAAGTGAGAAGTGCTCTTGATAGATTGTTTTCAAAGATACAGTGTCTCTATGCGGTGAGATCTATAGCATCTGAACACTACAGTGTGAACCGGCCTATTTTCACCACCCACATAACCATTCACATTAGCAAAGACAGCTCCTTTTTTGGTCAGTATTCTGAATTTGGTgtatttgttttgaaatattttgattaagtATAATGTGAGTTTGTTTGGAAAAGTGTGTCTTAAATCTTACATTTATAAATGCTTCATTTAGGAATAATTAAGCAGCCATTCAAAAAGTATAAAACCACATTTTGCAAAGATGACAGTTAATGGGTTTGAGTGAGTGATGTCCATTAATGGGCAGTTTTATCATGGGCACCCTGTGGCTAAACCAAGAGTTATGCCACTGACATGCCTTTCTTTGATGTGGCAGCTCCCAATGCGGGAATCCTCTCTGTGTAGGTTGCTCAACTTGCTTTCAAATTGACTGATGACGAACCATTTACATGAGCGGAAGCTACTCAGCAAATCGCTGACCTCATTTTACCATTCTGCTTTTGGTAAAAGGAAAATGTAGCAAAGATCTTTTTAGACATATCAGTTGGCCTTGTATTGTGTAATTTCACCCTAATAAAATACATTAGCCAAAAGAAAACCATTGACAATATAAGAGTATTaattgctttaataataataataataaaaaaggcttcTTATGCTTTGAGCTGCTAATGCTTTTTAGTTGAACTTCATCACTGTCTTATTCAAATATGAAACTTTAAGG
This region of Carassius auratus strain Wakin chromosome 17, ASM336829v1, whole genome shotgun sequence genomic DNA includes:
- the LOC113117632 gene encoding interleukin-17A-like → MFLSFFNAKYMVMLSCVLANLTLAKQGQKKICDTSLTISNEIHASLDADSKGNGNIHSRSLSAWTWIPKYSPRRIPQVIFEAQCSSEHCTLPNGVDMRLNSLPIYQEILVLNQDTEDRKCFRATFERVIVGCTCVWAKTS